The Geomonas ferrireducens DNA segment ACCACTGCGAATTCCAGCCAGAACATGATGATTCTCCCCTCTGAGATGGTCGGACGTCCACGCGTCCATGACCTTGACATAGCATCGGGGATGCCAAGGGGATTTTGTTTGAAGAAGTGCTGTAGTTATAGGTGGTTAAGTGGCGCAGATGAGTGGCGTGCCCAGACGGAGGGGTATGCCCGCGGGAATAGGGGCGGCGGTAGTGGCGTGGAAAGGTGCGAAACTACAGCGGCTTAGCGTCCGGTATGACGAAAGGCATAGTATGCCCGCGGGCATACCCCTTTTTGTGGAAGACAGGATCTTCCGCTACGGAGGTCCGCGTTCCCGCCCCCGGAGGGGGAGGGACAGGGAGGGGAGCGAAGCGGCTCATGCCTTCCCCCCTCCCAGCCTCCCCCCTCCGGGGGGAAGGGTGGATGAGGTGACGCTTGGCAGAGTCTTTCATAACAGGTGGGTGCATTCGGGACAGCGGTAAGCCCGTCTCAACGGGATGGGGGCGCGGCGGGTGCCAACTCGCGCAGGGTGCGCTCGATTGCGGGGATGTCGCAGCCGTCGACGATTCGTTTGCCGCCGTCGAAGACGATGGTCGGCACGATCTCGCCGCCGTATCGCTCGCGCCACTCCTTGCGTGCGTCGGGGTCCTTGCGGATGTCGCGCACCGTGAAGGGGATTTGTTTTGTGGTGAAATAACTTTCCACCTCTTCGCAGTAGCTTCAGCCGCTGCCGACGAACATCACGATGGTCGGGTAGGAGCGGGCGCCGGTTTCCAGCGCCGGAGCCGTTGCGCATCCCACGAGCGACGGTGCGAGTAAAAATACGGCAAAGGCCGCCACCAGGGACATAGTCCACTGTCGCCGGAAAAGCCGGACACCCCTCTTTAAATATTTTGTCATCGGTTCCTCCGCATAATTTTCTCTTTCTGGGAATCCTGGAAGCGGATTCAATCTGTCCATGAATCGTTGCACGACCCCAAGCGTCCCCCCCTTTGCGAAGGGGGGACAGGGGGGATTTGCCTTGGTCAGACCATGCCCGCACCTGCTGACGCAGCGATCGCGACGCTTCTCAAGAAAATGACAGAAACCGAACAGCTGTGCCAGGCTGTTCAAGAGGAACGCAACTCCTGGAATCATGTTCATCCGACGGAAACCGGAAAGCGAAAGCAAATCCCCCCCGTCCCCCCTTCGCAAAGGGGGGAGCGCGAGGTCTCGTGCAGTGCTCCGTGGACACACTTAACCGAGTTCACGATTCTCTGGAAGAACCTAAAACTCTCTGCGCTGCTTTAGCCTCTTGCTGAGCGTCGGCTGCGACACCCCGAGAAGCCTGGCCGCGATGGACTGGTTCCCTTCGGCCCTGCGCACCGCCTCGGCGACCAAGAGATCGATCGCCTCGGTGAAACCTGGGAGACGCTCCACGTTGAAGAACGGGTTCTCGGCGGGCTCGGCGTGCAACTCCTCGGCTGGATGCGCCGGCCGCTCCCCGATGGCCCGGATGAACGCCTCCATGGAGAGAACACCCCCCTGGTGCAGGCTGACCGCGTCGTACACCATCGCCTTCAACTCGCGCACGTTTCCCGGAAAGTCGTAGGTGGAGAGCAGCACGGCGAGCTCCTTCGGGAGGGTCGGCTTTTTCTTGGCGAACTCGGCGCAGGCAAGCTCGAGGAAGTGATCCAAAAGCAGCGGGATGTCTTCCTTTCTCTTGCGCAGCGGCGGGACATGCAGGTGGTGCGCACGCAACCGGTAGTAGAGGTCCTTTCTGAAGGCGCCCGCCGCCTGGCGCGCCGCCAGGTCCTGGTGTGTTGCCACCACCACGCGCGCCCTCATGCGCCTCGGCCGGTCGCTCCCGATTGGGTAATATTCCCCCTCCTGCAAAAGTCTCAGGAGCTTCACCTGGGAGCCAAGGCTCAGGTCGCCGATCTCGTCGAGGAACAGGGTCCCGTCCGCGGCCTGCTCGATCATGCCGCTTCTCGCCTCGGCAGCACCGGTGTACGCCCCCTTCACGTGCCCGAAGAGGGTGTCCGAGACCATGGCGTCGTCGAGTCCCGCCACGTTCACAGCGACGAACTGACCCTTTCGCCCGGAAAGACGGTGCAGCGCCGCCACGACGAGTTCCTTGCCGACACCGCTCTCCCCGGTCACCAGGATCGGCTGCGAACTCACCGCCACCGCCTCGATGTACTGGAAGATGGAGCGCATCCCCTTGTCGCCGGTCACGATGTCGCGAAAGGCCTCCGGGTGCTCCAGCCGGTCGTACAGGAAGCGGTTTCTGAGCTCCCGGTTCTCGAGCTGCAGCTCCTTCTCGCGCACCGCCCGCTTGACCCCCTTGACGATGCGCCCCTCCTCCGAAGTCTTCACGTAGTAGTCGAAGGCGCCGCTTCTCATGCACTGCACCGCGGTCTCCAGCTGGTTCAGACCGCTTACGATGATCACCGTCACCTCGGGGTGCTCCTCGGCGATCCGCTCCAGAAGCTCCTCTCCCGAGAGGTGAGGCATGGTGAGATCGAGGAGCACGAGGCCGATCTCGTGCCGCGCCATCATCGAGAGCGCCTCGCGGCTGTCCTGGCAGGTGAGGATGTTGTTCAGCCCGGCGCGCTCCAGCGTGATGCTCATCGAGTAGAGCCAATCCGGCTCGTCGTCCACTAGGAGGATGCCGAAGGACGGGTAGAGGGTCGCACTCATGACTGCTGCTCCTTTGGCTGAGGTACGGGAAGGGTGAGCCGTGCCGTGGTCCCGGCGCCCTGCTCGGAGGTGAAGGTGAGCCCGCCGCCGTGCTCCTTCGCGATGCCGCTCGAAACGGAAAGTCCTAGGCCGGTCCCGCCGCTCTCGCGCTTCGTGGTGAAGAACGGATCGGTCAGGTGCTGCAGATGTTCCGGCGCGATTCCGGTTCCCTGGTCGCGCACCTCGAGAATGACGCTGTTTTCCGCGCCGTCGAACCATGTGGCGAGCTCGATGCCCCGCTCCGGGGCGGGGAGCGCCTGGCAGGCGTTCACCAGGAGGTTCACCACCACCTGCTCGATGCGCTGGGCGCTTCCCTGCAGTTTCGGGATACCTTCGCCGAGCGACACGGTGAAGTTGTCGGTGCTCTTCTCGATCAGGTTCGCCAATAGGCGCAGCGCCGCCTGTACCGTCTCGTTCAGGTCAAGCTCGGCACTCTTGCCCGGCTCCTGCTGTCTCGCGAAGTCCTTCAGGTCCTCGACGATGAGCTTCACCCGGCGCGACCCGTCCTGCATCTGCCCCATGAGCTTAGGGAGCACCTCGCGCATGCGGGAGTAAGGGAGCCCGCCGAACTCGAAGTCGCCGTGCCGTTCGAAATGCTCTTCGAGGATCGGCTCCGCGTCCCTAAACGCCTCCATCATCACCGGGAGGTTCAAAAGGATCAGGCCGTTCGGGTTGTTGATCTCGTGGGCGACCCCCGAGACGAGGATCCCCAGCGCCGCCATCTTGTCCGCCTGCACCAGTTGCTGCTGGCGGTTTCTGAGCTCCTCCTCGGCGTGGCGCCGCTCCTCTACCTCGCGGGTGAGCTCAGCGGTGCGCGCCGCCACCTCGCGCTGCAGCGTGCGCGACCAGAGCACCGTCCCCCCCACGAGCAGGATGAGCGGCAGCACCACGATGGCGCCGTACTTGAACACCTCGCTCCAGGTGAGCCCTGGCGGTTCCAGTACGCCGAGCCACTTGTTGTAGATCCTCTGGTACTCGCCGGTCTTCTTCAGGATGGCGAGCCCCTCGTTGAAACGGGCCAAAAGCGCCGCATTTCCTTTCTTCACCGCGAAGCAGTACTGCTGGGCCGATACCGGGTCACCCACCGCCTCAAGGTTCGCGAGCCCGAGCTCCCGGATCAGGTAGAGGCCGGGGAGTTTCGCCATCACTGCGTAGTCGTGCTTTCCTGAGGCGAGCGCGCGCAGCACGTCGGCGTGCGTTGGGACCGGAACGATCTTCGCCCCCACCTTCTTAGCCGCCAGGAACTCCTGCATGATGCCGTCGTTCAGGACGAGGACTTCCTTGCCGCGCAGGTCCGCGAGGGTGAGGTGACGGTTGCCCCCTTTGCGGGCGAAGATGGAGTGGTGCACGATGGTATGCGGCGGCGAGAAATCGATGCTCTGCGCTCGCTCGTCCGAGAAGGACATCCCTTCCAGGATGTCGACATCCCCGTTCAGCAGATCCTTGCGCCGCTCCGACCACGCACCCAGGCGTATCTCGACCTTGAGCCCCATCACCCGGGCCACCGCGCGGGTGAGTTCCACGTTGTAGCCGCTGGGTTTGTCCTCCCGGTCCAGGAACTCGTAAGGGGGATAGCTGCGGTCGCCGCCTACCACCACGAGCGCCGGTGCCTCTCCCCCCTCCGCTGCACCATCGACGGCGCCGGCACCTGACAGGCACACTGTCAGCGATGTGGCGACAAGGCACAAGAGGGTGGCCAGTATGAATCTGAAGCGGGCAGATGTAGTCATCATCGATGCAGCTTATCTGTCAATCCGGCAGCTTGCAAGCAGTTCTTCCGGCTATCACTAACGGCGCAACGGCGTAAAGTCATTATTTTTGTCCAATGTTTGTTGGCGCTGCGGGAATTCCCTTAAGTGCCCGGATCATGCGCCGAAGACAACGATATGACCTGCGCCGGGCTTACCTTCGGAGCATTTCCGTTCCGAATACACATCACATATAGAAGAGGTACCTTATGAACCTGAGAAGCAAGGTAAACGTTACTGTCGTCATAATGTTTGCCGTGGCGCTCATCGCGCTCATCATCGCCGCCACCAGCAGCACCCGCAAGATCATGGGGGGGATGATAAGCAGTTCCCAGGTGGCGCTTGCCAATGACAACGCTGCCAGCGTCAACGCGTGGCTCCTGTCCAAAGAGGCCATCATCGCCGCAGGCGCCAAGGACCTCACCAAAGAGCAGGGGCAGTCCAGGGACCAGATCATGAAGCTCGTGCAGCTTCTGGCCGGGGCCGGCGGATTCTCTACGGTCTACCCCGGTTATGAGAACGGCACGTTCGTCTCCTCCGACGGCTGGGTCCCGGATGCCGGATGGGACCATCGCAAGAGGCCGTGGTATGAGCAGGCCAAGAGCGAGATGAAGGTGTCGCAGACCGAGCCGTACGTCGACGCACAGACCGGCAAGACCATCATCTCCTTCATCGCCCCGATCACTGCCGGGGGCGCCTTCACCGGCGTGCTCAGCTCCGACATCATGCTCGACGACGTGGTCAAGCAGGTGCTGAACGTGAAGGTGGGGGGCTCCGGTTACGCCTTCGTCATCGACAAGACCGGCAAGATCCTGATCCACCCGAAAAAGGACCTGGTGCTCAAGAAGAAGTTCCAGGAACTCGCCACCGGGCTTGGCGACCTGAGCGCCAAGCTGTCGGCGGCACCAAGTGGAACGCT contains these protein-coding regions:
- a CDS encoding transporter substrate-binding domain-containing protein, which translates into the protein MMTTSARFRFILATLLCLVATSLTVCLSGAGAVDGAAEGGEAPALVVVGGDRSYPPYEFLDREDKPSGYNVELTRAVARVMGLKVEIRLGAWSERRKDLLNGDVDILEGMSFSDERAQSIDFSPPHTIVHHSIFARKGGNRHLTLADLRGKEVLVLNDGIMQEFLAAKKVGAKIVPVPTHADVLRALASGKHDYAVMAKLPGLYLIRELGLANLEAVGDPVSAQQYCFAVKKGNAALLARFNEGLAILKKTGEYQRIYNKWLGVLEPPGLTWSEVFKYGAIVVLPLILLVGGTVLWSRTLQREVAARTAELTREVEERRHAEEELRNRQQQLVQADKMAALGILVSGVAHEINNPNGLILLNLPVMMEAFRDAEPILEEHFERHGDFEFGGLPYSRMREVLPKLMGQMQDGSRRVKLIVEDLKDFARQQEPGKSAELDLNETVQAALRLLANLIEKSTDNFTVSLGEGIPKLQGSAQRIEQVVVNLLVNACQALPAPERGIELATWFDGAENSVILEVRDQGTGIAPEHLQHLTDPFFTTKRESGGTGLGLSVSSGIAKEHGGGLTFTSEQGAGTTARLTLPVPQPKEQQS
- a CDS encoding glutaredoxin family protein — protein: MESYFTTKQIPFTVRDIRKDPDARKEWRERYGGEIVPTIVFDGGKRIVDGCDIPAIERTLRELAPAAPPSR
- a CDS encoding sigma-54-dependent transcriptional regulator, translated to MSATLYPSFGILLVDDEPDWLYSMSITLERAGLNNILTCQDSREALSMMARHEIGLVLLDLTMPHLSGEELLERIAEEHPEVTVIIVSGLNQLETAVQCMRSGAFDYYVKTSEEGRIVKGVKRAVREKELQLENRELRNRFLYDRLEHPEAFRDIVTGDKGMRSIFQYIEAVAVSSQPILVTGESGVGKELVVAALHRLSGRKGQFVAVNVAGLDDAMVSDTLFGHVKGAYTGAAEARSGMIEQAADGTLFLDEIGDLSLGSQVKLLRLLQEGEYYPIGSDRPRRMRARVVVATHQDLAARQAAGAFRKDLYYRLRAHHLHVPPLRKRKEDIPLLLDHFLELACAEFAKKKPTLPKELAVLLSTYDFPGNVRELKAMVYDAVSLHQGGVLSMEAFIRAIGERPAHPAEELHAEPAENPFFNVERLPGFTEAIDLLVAEAVRRAEGNQSIAARLLGVSQPTLSKRLKQRREF